The genomic interval cctggagctgcagcagccacagcactaaagtccctccctgctctgctgcttcacTTTTGCTCCTGTCCCATCGTTACCCTGTGGCAGTGGGGTAGTGCAGTGTATGGTTGCATATATTGGCCCTATGCCAtttctgtgctgggcaggtTCTCTCTGGGGTCGCTTCAGagcctctgcagctcctgtaCACTGCTGGAGAGGCGGGCAGGGGCTGCACTGCTGACTCGACTCTAGCTCTATGCCTGTTCTGAACTCTTTCTGCAAACGGTCCATAAAGTAATCCCCAAGACTACTTCTTCCATCTTGGGAACAGTCAAGCCTGCGAGCATTGGTCAGTAGATCTCCCATCAGCTTGATCTTCTGGATTTTGGGCCCAATAAATTGTTTCTTGATAGTGCTTGCGCTATGAGGGTCTGCATTTTCAATACTCAGCGCATAAAGCTCTTCAAAATACCGTATCATAGTTTTCCAGTGCACCATGGCTACTTCCAGGGCTTTCATCAGACCGACTGCATACTCATAGTTTGGTTTctaaaaacaaagacagaattACATTTATTCAGAAGAACAGCTCAACTTACTTTATTCATTCATAGTTTCCAGCAACTTACCTGGTGCTCTAAACAAGATGTGCTTGGATTTTGCAACAACTTCTCCTAGTTTGGAGCATCTGTTGCTTTTTGCAGGGTTGGATGGCTGTAATCATACAGAAGTGGCAGAACCCAAGCACTTTTTCAAGGAACAGAGATCTAGATAGCAGCAGCTATGCCTGAGGAGTGTTCTTACACCAGGAAACCTTAgtatagagtcatagaatggtttgggtgggaagAGACCTTAGATATCATCTAGTTCCACCCCCCTGCcacgggcagggacaccttccactagaccaggttgctcaaagccccatccagcctggccctgaacatttccagggatggggcatccacaacttctctggacaacctgttccaatgtctcACCACCCGCatggtaaataatttcttcctaatatctagTCCTACCCTCTTTccatttaaaaccattaccttgtcctgtcactagaCATCTTTCCTGTAAGCTCCCTTTAAGTACTGTAAGGCTGGTATAAGGTCTTCCCTAATTTAAACTGAATATTTAGAAAGCTTTTCAAGGtggcctttttattttccacagcTTAACAACTGCTATGATAGGCCAAAGAAGAGCATTCTGCATTAACTGTTTAGAGAATACTAGTTTGGTAGAGGAGAATCAGCCCCTTGGTCTTTAATAAATGAGGTGGGGTTTCTTCCTGATAACTTTGAGTTACTCCTTTTACCTGTGCAAGCCTGAGCCAATCTCTAGTTCAAATTCTATTGTGCGCTGTGCTCCAACAGATCAACTACTGCCCCAGGCTGGGTGTTTCTCTTACCTCCTTCATTACCACATTTCTTAGGTACTAATAGCTTCTGGGCTTCTATTTAGTTTCACTGTGGAGACAAGTGGGCTATTTCAGCACATTTTAAGGAGAGTCTCATAATCCATTGCAACACACATGagacagcagcctccagttgagtgaaaaaaaaaggggacCATTGTTCATATTTTTGGGGGGCTAGAAAGCAACGACATAGAGCTAGGACTCTGACAGTTTCTAGACAAGTATAATCAAGAACAGAATCACGTGCACTGATATGACAGGGAAATTATATTTGGAAATCTAATAGTAGATGAATGCAGTAATCTGAAGTACCAAGAATATGATGCAAGAAGTTAATTACTGTGGATTGCAACTGCTTGAAAGCTTGTTGTCTGCTACCCACCTGGATGGTTCTAGAACAGTAATGTCCTCCTCTTTCTTGCTGATACTTCATCAAAGCCtctgcagcttttctctcttccagaGCTTGATGCAAGAAGAACTTCGAAACATTTGGTAGAGCCACCTGCGACTGATCAAAGTATTCACCCTAAGCACACAAGAAAAGAGTGTTAAGATTTGCTGGAAATGGGACTTACAGCAGAACAGGGCTTTATCAGAACTCGGGAGACCCTCCCAATGGAAGCTGTTCTACCAGCACCATCACTTTGAAGACCTTAATTCAAATTTCTATAATAAATGAAGTAAGTAGTTATggtctgaaatgaaaaatctcTATACTTTTACTAGAACACCTTCTGTCCTTTAATACCAGACAGGTAACTGTAGTACTGATGTTCTCTCTCTGTAGCACTCACAGATCCTCAGAATATTTTACTTATAAGTGGTTGAGGGGGGAGCAGAGGTGTTAGGTGTTTCGTTGTTGGTGTGTTCTgtgtgactttttttgtttgagttGTTTTGTATTATAAGCATAGTGTCAACACAGGGAACATAATATTTATCCCTTCAGGTCAGCattccagtaaaaaaaatagcttttaaaggTATGAGAAAGATGCGGCAAATACCAAAAGGGAACAAGCACAACTTTGCATCTATTTATCAGCTTTGTTATTGATAAAGTTATTCCAAAATAAAGAACACTGCTACTGAACTATACTATAAACACCTTTAATATTGTATGCAGCTCATGCCTAGGAATACTTCAGAAGTATTAAAATCCTAAATCCACTGCAGGCCTTGTTCTGTTCTATATAGGAAAGTAACAACTTCAACCACTGCAATATTTAACTATTCTAACAGATCTATCAGCTCTTACATTAGGATAATTTTATCCCATAAAGAGCAGGTATTATAGAGACAGGTAGTGGAGGAGAGCTACCAGGTTACAGTAGTTTCAGCACTGACTATGCACAACTCTAATGTTGAACAGAatgagaggcagcagctgggaatATGCCAAGAACCGAACTGAGGGAGCTACAGTGTCTTGATCTGCTAGTTCCCCAGATATGCATATGcaacacagcacagcttttgtcTCAGAGACAATACTCTGGATTGCAGTACTGCACATCAAGCTTTTAGGAATAAGTATGTGCCATAAGGTTTTCTGCTTCTTAGTGTCTTCCACACTTTCATCTATTACCCAGTTTAAATATGAAATACTTGTGTTTCATCTGTGTTGatctatttagaaaaaaaaaatgcagagaagttATATACGCAATACAAGTTTATGTTCTTCTCTTATATTTTTATGACCATCTGGGATACCCCAAACCTGTGACACATGCACAGCTGAAGAGAAACCATTCAAGAGAAAGTACACACTGGAATGTTTTATGAAGAACATTCATTGCAATATTTTCATAATCCTTTTGCTGAAGTTATTCATTCGTGTTTCTATTGACAGAAGAGTCAAGATTCAGTGTTTTATAACCAGTTCCTCAGTGTAAGTGTGCTGTGTGACTTCAAGTTGAATACAAGTTACCACACCTGCTTAACTGTTAAGGTAAATCTTTTCTGTCAATCATGAACCATTTATGATATTCACATTTCTATGTTTGATTTATCTATAGTCAATTTGTAATTGAGCTTTCTCCATCCCGCCCAGCTACCAATCACTAGTATTACTTTAATCCACATGCCTAACAGAGGCTTTACTGCATACTTAAATTTTTATTGGACTAATAGTTAATACCTAGCTTGATCAAAAGATCTTGGGCATATACTGAATATAGTCTGTGTTGCTTCTCGGGGGATGCTTGGCATCAGAAGGGACAGAATCAAtaattttggggttttcttttattttaatggctttgttaaaatatatattgcCTTAAAATTTGATATGCAGCCAGACAATTTCGGCATGCATGTTACATGATACCAGAGATAACTTTTTTAATCCATGTCCAACGTTCCTGCTGCAGAATGAAAAAAGCCCAAGATGACAGCAATGTTCACAAACTCTTCTTTCACCAGTTAACCACACATGACTATTTTATGtagaaaatttggaaaaaaaaaaaaaaacaaccccagaGTTAAATTCCAAAGCTGTTGGcattctctgttcctttttccACAGGCAGAACTCTCGCTGCGAATTACCCAAAATACACGAGTGACTGTTTTCATCACCCACTAGCTCCAGACCCTGTCCGCCGTTTCCCCAGCCCTGTCAGCGGCCACCCGGGTAAGAGACCCCCAAATCCCGCTGGGACAAGTAACGGGGCAGGCACCGCTCTTCTGTCCCTGCCCGACTGCGGAACCCTCCTGAGCCGCCGACAGCGGGACTTGC from Columba livia isolate bColLiv1 breed racing homer chromosome 5, bColLiv1.pat.W.v2, whole genome shotgun sequence carries:
- the LOC102096293 gene encoding ferritin light chain-like; protein product: MAAPAMAEPRSKRPRITLPACPAHRQLPGSRVRQSFPPAVEEGLCGVTGALLELAYCLQSLGEYFDQSQVALPNVSKFFLHQALEERKAAEALMKYQQERGGHYCSRTIQKPNYEYAVGLMKALEVAMVHWKTMIRYFEELYALSIENADPHSASTIKKQFIGPKIQKIKLMGDLLTNARRLDCSQDGRSSLGDYFMDRLQKEFRTGIELESSQQCSPCPPLQQCTGAAEALKRPQREPAQHRNGIGPIYATIHCTTPLPQGNDGTGAKVKQQSREGL